One Deltaproteobacteria bacterium DNA window includes the following coding sequences:
- a CDS encoding SCP2 sterol-binding domain-containing protein: MALYPSQEWCDEWKNALNNDAAVAETGKNWGVDFNGNWIFQIEPGGGLEKTVYLYLEAASGKCSDAQILEDPSSKAPGFFVIGSYSDFKPVVKGEKDFIEGVVKGSFKLKGDMSKIMRNAKFIRAVANSISSFKNEYLGD; the protein is encoded by the coding sequence ATGGCCCTTTATCCCTCGCAGGAATGGTGTGACGAATGGAAAAATGCCTTGAACAACGATGCGGCCGTTGCCGAAACCGGAAAGAACTGGGGAGTGGATTTTAACGGAAACTGGATATTTCAGATAGAACCGGGCGGCGGCCTGGAAAAAACCGTTTATCTCTACCTTGAGGCGGCCTCCGGTAAATGTTCGGATGCCCAAATCCTTGAGGACCCTTCTTCAAAAGCCCCCGGTTTCTTTGTGATCGGTTCCTATAGCGACTTCAAGCCGGTGGTTAAAGGGGAGAAGGACTTCATCGAAGGGGTGGTCAAAGGCAGCTTCAAACTCAAGGGGGATATGTCCAAGATTATGCGAAATGCCAAATTTATCCGGGCCGTGGCCAACTCCATCAGTTCCTTTAAGAACGAATATCTTGGGGATTAA